In Canis lupus dingo isolate Sandy chromosome 1, ASM325472v2, whole genome shotgun sequence, a single genomic region encodes these proteins:
- the NLRP8 gene encoding NACHT, LRR and PYD domains-containing protein 8, whose protein sequence is MSSASSTSPFENGVMLYMVYLSKEELQTFKQLLVDERPRPGSVQITWDQVKTARWGEVVHLLMEYFPGRLAWDVTHDIFAKMNQMELCLRVQMELNDILPSLELEDSNPREMPVSLEEGESDKIQEYKLYMIDEYSMIRSKTTWPGNHMDFFYQDIERHERFLPCIFLPKRPQGRQPKTVVLQGVSGVGKSSLAGKVMLEWAKNKFYSHKFWYAFYFHCQEVAQVDEQSLSELIAHKWPRAQALMSKIMSKPDQLLLLFDGFEEVTLTLTDRPTDLSEDWSQKLPGSVLLTSLLSKIMLPEATLLITLRFTSWRKLKPFLKHPSFITLTGFSMVEKVKYFRTYFRNKREADEALSFVMGNTILFSMCQVPVICWMVCSCLRQQMEKGVDLVQAYPNATAVFVQYLSSLFPTKAGSLPSNTHQEQLRGLCYLAAEGMWNMRWVFDMKDFEQAKLDETAVATFLHVNIFRRVAGDKDYYAFADLSFQEFFAALLYVLCFPQRLRNFWVLDRVQIICLIAYPGRKKNHLAQMGLFLFGLLNEKCSLAAEKSFRCKLSLGNKKKLLKVAALPYECGPPTLHHGIPQLFYCLHEIQEEAFVSQILSDCQKAALIISRNKDMQASAFCLKHCRHLRNLELTITLTITQLYALNPDPLQSTEPGSSNQCFLWWQDFCSVVRTHENLEVLAVTNTVMEADSVKVLSAALRHPGCKLQKLIFRRVNTSMLNEDLLQVLMENWYLRCLEIQGTEVRCEAMEFLCTALKYPQCYLQCLRLEDCAVTPKSWVELARDLGSNRHLKTLMLRSSCLETFGAYYLSLAQLERLLLENCGLTVLSCKSLMSSLMSNKMLTHLSLAENALKDEGAKQLCSALQHPMCPLQRLVLRNCALTSDCCQDMASALGKNKNLRSLDLGFNSLKDDGVTLLFEALKKSESGLQILELERCLFTSLCCQAMASMLLHNQSLRYLDVSKNDIGLRGILLLREAFQQHKWKKKVVLETKQNYAPDMVMRLEGPAVKNESLRIIQDWSADCWDEARWME, encoded by the exons AtgtcctctgcctcctccacctcccctttTGAAAATGGGGTCATGCTGTACATGGTCTATTTAAGCAAGGAGGAGCTACAAACATTCAAGCAGCTTTTAGTGGATGAGAGACCCAGACCTGGCTCTGTCCAGATCACCTGGGACCAGGTGAAGACTGCCAGATGGGGGGAGGTGGTTCATCTCTTAATGGAATACTTCCCTGGACGACTAGCTTGGGATGTGACTCATGACATCTTTGCCAAGATGAACCAGATGGAACTGTGTCTTCGGGTGCAAATGGAGCTAAATG ACATTCTACCCAGCCTGGAGCTAGAGGACTCAAACCCAAGAGAAATGCCAGTGAGTTTGGAGGAAGGAGAATCTG ATAAAATACAGGAGTACAAACTGTATATGATAGATGAATATTCCATGATACGGAGCAAGACCACTTGGCCTGGGAACCATATGGACTTCTTCTACCAAGACATAGAGAGACACGAGAGATTCTTACCATGTATTTTTCTTCCCAAAAGACCTCAAGGTAGACAACCCAAGACTGTGGTCCTACAGGGAGTGTCTGGAGTTGGTAAATCAAGCTTGGCCGGAAAGGTGATGTTGGAGTGGGCAAAAAACAAGTTCTACAGCCACAAGTTCTGGTATGCTTTCTACTTCCATTGCCAGGAAGTGGCCCAGGTAGATGAGCAGAGCTTGTCAGAGCTGATTGCTCATAAATGGCCCAGGGCACAGGCTCTCATGTCCAAGATTATGTCCAAACCAGACCAACTTCTGCTCCTCTTTGATGGCTTTGAGGAAGTAACATTGACCCTCACGGATAGACCAACTGACCTGAGTGAGGACTGGAGCCAGAAATTGCCTGGGTCTGTCCTTCTGACCAGTTTGCTGAGCAAAATAATGCTTCCTGAGGCCACCCTACTGATCACCCTGAGGTTCACATCTTGGAGGAAACTTAAGCCCTTCCTAAAACATCCCTCTTTTATAACACTTACAGGGTTTAGTATGGTGGAAAAAGTCAAGTATTTCAGAACATATTTCAGAAACAAGAGGGAGGCTGATGAAGCCTTGAGTTTTGTCATGGGAAACACGATTCTCTTCTCCATGTGCCAGGTCCCTGTGATTTGCTGGATGGTGTGTTCTTGTCTGAGACAGCAGATGGAGAAAGGAGTAGATCTTGTGCAGGCGTATCCAAATGCCACAGCTGTATTCGTCCAGTATCTGTCTAGCTTATTTCCAACCAAGGCTGGAAGCCTTCCCAGTAACACTCACCAAGAACAACTGAGAGGTCTGTGTTACTTGGCTGCAGAAGGTATGTGGAACATGCGATGGGTGTTTGACATGAAAGACTTTGAGCAGGCCAAGCTGGATGAGACCGCTGTTGCTACTTTTCTCCATGTGAATATTTTTCGAAGGGTTGCAGGTGACAAAGACTACTATGCTTTTGCCGACTTGAGCTTCCAGGAGTTTTTTGCTGCCTTGTTGTATGTTCTCTGCTTCCCACAAAGACTAAGAAATTTCTGGGTGTTGGACCGTGTTCAAATCATATGCCTCATAGCATatcctggaagaaagaaaaaccatcttGCTCAGATGGGGCTTTTCTTATTTGGCCTTTTAAATGAGAAGTGCAGTTTAGCCGCAGAGAAGTCCTTCCGATGCAAGCTGTCCTTGGGTAATAAGAAGAAACTGCTGAAAGTTGCAGCCTTGCCATATGAATGTGGCCCACCAACCCTGCACCATGGCATCCCACAGCTATTCTACTGTCTGCATGAAATCCAGGAGGAGGCATTTGTGAGTCAGATCCTAAGTGATTGTCAGAAAGCTGCTTTGATCATCAGCAGGAACAAAGACATGCAAGCATCTGCTTTTTGTCTTAAACACTGTCGACATTTGCGGAATCTAGAACTGACTATTACCCTGACCATCACTCAACTGTATGCACTCAACCCGGATCCCCTCCAGTCCACTGA ACCAGGAAGCAGCAATCAGTGTTTTCTCTGGTGGCAAGACTTCTGCTCCGTGGTTAGGACCCATGAGAATTTGGAAGTCCTGGCTGTGACAAACACTGTTATGGAAGCTGATTCAGTGAAGGTCCTTTCTGCGGCTCTGAGACATCCTGGGTGTAAACTGCAAAAACTAAT CTTTAGACGTGTGAATACTTCCATGTTGAATGAAGACTTACTCCAAGTTTTGATGGAAAACTGGTATCTGAGATGCTTGGAAATACAAGGCACAGAAGTGAGGTGTGAGGCCATGGAGTTTCTGTGCACAGCCTTAAAATACCCACAGTGCTATCTCCAGTGTCTGAG GTTGGAAGACTGCGCAGTTACCCCTAAAAGTTGGGTTGAACTTGCCAGGGATCTTGGAAGTAACAGACACTTGAAGACACTAATGCTGAGAAGTAGCTGCCTGGAGACATTTGGGGCATATTACCTGTCACTGGCCCAACTGGAAAGGCTGTT ATTGGAGAATTGTGGCCTCACGGTGCTTTCCTGTAAAAGTCTTATGTCTTCCCTCATGAGTAATAAGATGCTGACCCATCTGAGCTTGGCAGAGAATGCCTTGAAGGACGAAGGAGCAAAACAGCTTTGTAGTGCCTTACAGCATCCTATGTGTCCTCTACAGAGGCTGGT GCTAAGAAACTGTGCCCTCACCTCGGACTGCTGTCAAGACATGGCCTCTGCTctgggtaaaaataaaaatttaagaagccTGGACCTTGGCTTTAATAGCCTGAAGGATGATGGAGTTACTCTGCTCTTTGAGGCCCTCAAGAAGTCTGAGTCTGGCCTCCAGATCCTGGA